The sequence below is a genomic window from Vespula pensylvanica isolate Volc-1 chromosome 1, ASM1446617v1, whole genome shotgun sequence.
TCTTCTGTACGTTTTACGACGACGCtcgtattttttcaaaatatgaaTCATAATAAAGATTTCGTGCGGCTAAGACATAAAATGACTTTTTACGTTCTCTCGTAAagtcagaaagaaagaaagaaaaaggacagaaagagagatgaaagaaaagagaaagaaaagaaaaggaaagattgaaaaagcaaaaagaaaaaaatgaaaaaaaaatatatatttcacattcGTACCGAGAGgttttgaaatcttttatcGCATCGTCGTAAGAATTATATCGAGAATTATCGcgaatacgatcgatcgaggaaacgtagtaaaattaaaattaaaaactcgattaaaaaatcgataccCTCGAGTCATGTGGATCTTTTAAAGGGGATGCTTTATATCAATGAATACTTTTTTCGAGAAAGTAAACGTTTCacatttcctcttttcttttttcttttttttatcgaaataaaactgGGACTACGAGAATGATCCAGGAAAAGAGACGATGAAGGTGGTGCAGcatataaagttaaaaatagTATTCAAAGTTGCCCTTGAATAAATTATCGTGACGTCAGAAACACGGACAAAGCTATTCACCAATGAACCGCGCCGAACGATGCATTCATCCATCATTTTGTCTGTATATTAtcatcaataattatatatatatatatatatatatatatatatatatatacatgcgtatagacgcgtaaaaaaattttgttagaattttttttttatccacaGTGCGCTGTAACTTAACTAAGGATAAGAAATTTACTTTATTACGTAGAGCTTTCTAAATGACAGGCAAATTTTCCGTTAATGAAAGTTCCTCGCACGTTCAAGCTCAACGAATATAAagctttgaaaatttcaatcgaacgATACAAAAAGGACTTTgatgttttatgtttttatttctaaaggaAACCTTTCAAATCAATCGAACGtcgattaatcattttatctctaagcgttaaataatgaattattatttaattacaggATATTTATTTCTGACTGTGTGTTAATTAacgtttatcatttttcttcttcttagatAGCAACTTCGTCCTCGGAAATGCGCAGGTACCGACGATGTATCCGATCGTTTATTGTTCCGACGGATTTTGTGAGCTGACAGGATTCGCGCGAGCGCAAATCATGCAAAAGGGTTGCGCTTGCAAGTTTCTTTACGGCTCGGAAACgaaggaggaggtgaaggCGATGATCGATAAGAGTCTCGAAAGTAAAACAGAGCTGAAGATGGAAGTCGTGTTTTATAAGAAGAACGGTAAGAGAATTTAGTTGGTATACCGCGaaaacgttaaataaaaacgttaaaTTCGTCCGCACGTTTAAACGGGATTGaaattcttcaaatttatCTTGGCAAACGAGTCGATCGATAGTCGTACCAAACCAGTTACGTAAACTTGACGGCAGCAcgtcatttaaaaatttttttaatgaacatCGATGGAAacgaaatgtttttaaaaagattgcAGGTGCTACCGACGTTATTTTGTCGAATGCAACGTATACCGcacgatttattaatttctcggTAATATCCCTCGGTCGAAGATTAAATTCGCAATGAAGGAAAGAATCTGCGAATCTTGAAGAAGAATTTAATCTTTCCTTCCGCCGGTTGGatgcgaataaaaataaattataagccGGCGTTCGTGGTAACTATGTATTTCGTTGGAAGAAAAATCACGTCGATCTtccattcgttttttcttgttcgtataaattttcgttaaaaatttcaagaaatgaAATTGCTTACAAGTTCATTGAATCAATTTAGAGAATAAATCGAAAACACGTACCTATCTCGtatgaaaatgatcgatcgatccaagaaaagtgaaaagaaaaatatttttctattcaaagTCGATccattaaagagagaaagagaaaatggggacagaaagagagagagagagagagagagagagagagagagaaagagaaaaagagagagtactaTTTGAATTGTTTGGCAAACAAAGTATAAAGGGCTATTTATTAAAACTGCTCTCTTAACCGCTTGCTGCCATTTTACTGAATATTCtggaaattaaattaattagtcCCGCTGTCTGAATACgagtcattattattttacgttaaTACGAAAACCTATTATATTTCGCTTTGGCTTTTTAAATCTCACATGACGTGTTTCGAAATAGGATAccattctatttctctctctctctctctctctctctctctctctttctttcacctctttctctctttctttacatcttagaatttctatcgtttttatattttcgaaaatgtcTCGTGAAACGAGATGAActcgaaaaaattataagagcAACGAAAGTATGACgtacttaattaaaataacgatGGTAAATTTTCCAAAACTTTCAAACGTCATAATccttatgaaaattttatataataaaatgattaattttgttCATTATCGCAGGAAGTCCGTTTGATTGTTTATTGGATATCGTTccaataaaaaacgaaaaaggcgATGTGGTCCTGTTCCTGGCATCTCACAAGGACATCACACATACGAAAAATCTTCAGCTCTGTGAGTTGCACGATAGTGGTGAGTTTTAACCATGCTTCGCTTATAAAACCAGCCTGatataatcgtattatatacCTAATCGCAAATAGGTTTCCGTCGTATTCGACTTTGTCGAATAAACGAAGATCAAAGATTTCGTAATGTATGTTAATTGTTCGATATTGTTTATGCCATATTCAAATTGCGATTGGATTATTTACTTCATATAGATACTGATATACACAGCACGCTTTACGCATGGCGTTCACGCATCACGTTATTTAGGCAATGCAACACCATTTTTAAACACACGGCACATCTCGATTGCACGTTTAAACAGCTTTTTACAAGaaccaaagaaaataaaaaagaaaagaaagaaaatagaaaaagtaatttttcgTTTACCTATATTCTAATACAAACAACAAACGTTGTGTTAAAACAACAAACACCCTGTTGTAAAATTATGAGTAAGAGCGGATTCAAGATTAATTACTCAAaaggtatattttattaatagaagATTAAATGTAGTTGACTTTAAAGGTATcatatattaagaaattacGAAGATCACGCTCAACAAGTCAGACATAAGTATAGCTCAATaacttatcaaattttttatttttatataaaaatatacataaataagtagccaaaatttcttaaatattctatcaagtattatgtgttatatatctttctctttctttttctctctctctctcttccttttcctagTTTGATACGAGactatttaaacgatattttatttatgatgaAATAACTGACATCGAGTTTACTTTGAATACTGAAACTTTAATATCCGCTatgagataaaatatattttatcgagcCAGAGATGCTTttcgcaaaaaagaaaaaaaaaattacaagaatgACCCATTACGCaatttgtattttgtttttgtttattgtaGTATGtctagaattaaaaaatgatcgcAGTATCGGGAAtgtataattacttttttctattgtaaTGCATTTTTCGTAGTATGTAGTGATATTCGACACGATACAAATCAAATTCAATTATCGCATATAACGTATGCCTATATGAACGTTGATATTGAACGAATATAAACTTGAATATCGAGTAAATAAAAGCCGTTTTTGTTCGGTTtggtttaataaataatattaattcaatcaTACTTAAAATAATCGTACTTTGTTagtatgaaataaaagttttacttCGATCTTTAGAAAGGCAACAATGTCAaggataataatcgataattattttgtaaacatacgtaaatatttttagatatatttatttataaatgaatcgCGTTATATACTTGAAATTCTCTCTATATACAAAATTCTCTATGCtaaatttatgttaaattaataataattctcttcttcttaacattcttaaaagaaatatgttttaataCAATTCACATCTGTAGAGCTATAATGAAACGTACGCACTTTGATATCATCACGCTGAAAAATTTACTTCCGTTAAAACGAGGCTACACGAGgttatgaaaggaaaaaaaaaaaaaaaagaaacctttTACACCGCGACGGTACAATTTTACACTTTTCAGATGCAAATGGAAATCTTGATCCTGAAGCGCCACCAGCTAATTACGGTAGAAGGAGAAGTCGTGCTGTCCTATATCAACTCTCCGGACATTACAAACAGGACAATAAACACAAGATAAAATTGAACAACGTGAGtatctaaaataaatcttgttactgaaaaaaaaaaagaacacgaaaAAGACAAACTTTCCAAGACGCAGTAAACGATTAAACTCTTTGTATTGCAAGCTCGTATATAACGGAGTgacagtatttttttttttttctttttcataaaactaCTGAATCACTTCTGACGTGATAGTTCATTTAGTTAATCTAACAAATCAgtagagaataattttatcgaataaattacttttaaagTATATGTACTcctagaaaatattaaattagagTTAACCGAGAAGAAACTAGGAAattaccatttttattttattatatggacttatatttgtattaattgtatcatattattgttattattattattattagtattattagtattattagaAACACGTTAGTTAGATTAGTGTGATATACATCACGATAATTCTTTGAAACAGTTTATACTTTTGAAACTATGATAATAATGTGACTTGCGATCAAACATTATTTGCATACACTTTAAGTTCTAGCATACATGTAGTTTACCTATTAAATTCTACGTTCTCGCTTCAGTTAGCTGCTAACTCGCAACTGCTAATTCATTTAAGGGTCCTtcgtaataatgaaatttacaCCGTGTTGCTCGTTGACCAAATCTCGAAAAGGAGAGCATCAAATGTTATATGAAATCTTTGTGAGTTATGTACGTTCTCGTAATTAATGCctagaaattttttgttgaGATTTTCTTTGCAGTagctttattatatatgatttaaaataatgaatttataacgGAGAACTTGGAAtaatattacgaagaaaaatatttagtttattttacgtataatttaaaaacgtatatataaattcataataattattttatgaatttccTTTGAGAAATGCTTGTAGTACGTATACCGTACAGCACGTTTTGATGTTTCAGTGATCTCCTTTGTGGcggtaataatgaaaattctctttatgaattttattaagaaagataattGAAGATTGTAATACGTTACGGTTGTACATCGACGCGGATACAAATTTGTTAAGAAACAACATAATTCCGTACATCTATTTAGACATTTTCACTCACCGTGACtccatattttatttcaaaatccTTCGTCTATTCGTTTAACCAAACCTTGAAAATTCACTTGATGAAAATAATCAACGCTTTTAATTGGCAAAGAGTAGAACAGTGTACGTATATCAAGCCATACAAgcttttctctacttttagTGCCACGAATAAACTACTCGGTTAGTTTCTACTTGGAGTTTGCGACTGAGTGACGTTTCCCTTTATATACTCGGAGGCCATTCAATACAAAGGATTTCTCGTAGAGAGCTATGAAACCGGAAACACGTGTATTCGTGTTACCGAGATGATTTCCTAGTTAATGTTCTGAGAGATGATACGTTCTGGAAAACTCGATATCTAATCGATCGTGAAAGTTCGTTAGCCTTTAATTATCCTTTTccgtaaaatttatatgaaaagaaaaacaaaaagaagaaaaagaaaagcctgagaaagaaataatagtaatcTTCGATACAACcggtgttttctttttctttcttcttttcttttttaaatcgatcattGCAGACCCTCTTGCATTCTACGGCACCTCCTCTACCGGAGTACAAAACCTCAGCGATCAAAAAATCGCAATTCATTCTAAGTCATTATGGCGGCTTCAAGTCATGCTGGGATTGGTTGATACTACTAGCTACCTTTTACGTTGCTATCATCGTTCCATACAATGCAAGCTTCATCAACATCGATAGACCGACTATGGTCAGTGATGTCGTCGTGGAAGCTCTTTTCATATTCGGTTAGTATAACTCTtttgattacttttttatttatatctcaaTTCCATAGAGAGATTTCTTGcgatcgttaaaagaaaaaaaaaaaaaaaaatgtctacaATTTTTACTCGACATCAAATAAGTAGCAATACCGTAAGATGAGTCTGACCCATATACGGCTTTCACTACTCGCCGGATGTACCGCTCAGTATCGAGCACCTTCTTGACTACAATTGAATACGAACTTTCAATTGAAATGCGAAACTCCCTTTACAAACCTTCGTTCTTACGTCTTGGAATGATTTTATCAATGGATAGTTGACGTGACAACCTTGAAgacaaaacgaagaaacgtcTCGTTAAAGATTTCTCGAATTCGTCGAATTTTCATTAAGAAGAGTTACGTATATAATCGGGTCTCGACTTTCATGAAATATCGATTGTCTTTACACCTACTCCAacctatctcttttctcattcttcccTTCGCAATAATTCGTTCGAGAAAGGAACAAGAAGGgttctctctttatccaaTTGATGATTCGAGAAGCTCGTTACTTCGAAATCGTGAGCACAGATAGATAGCTTCttgcacttttcttttttttttcttttcttctttttttcaccgTCTCCGCTTCAAACACACACCCTTCAACCCTCTCACCGTTTTTCTCCCTTACAAAccgaatctctttctctctcttacgctCTTACGTTCTCTCCCCTTTATCATACTCCGTCTCGCATTTGACTTTTTCTCCACTCGAGACCGTTTTTTCCCAGACGCGAACACAGCGAAATTCACTTTTTCTCCCGGTTACATCTATTTACCACATTCCCGACATCAAATTAATCCGCGTTATAGTCAAGGGGAAAAGAGAGTTTTCTATCGCTTTAAACGAAATTCTCGGATGACGAATTCGACGAATGAGAGATCTGCCATCTTGAAAAATACTTGAGCGAAAAAGGAAACCAGAAAGGTCCCaagaagaatttaattaaatccagATGTCGGTGGAAATAGTCATTACTACGAATTAAATGATTATGACATCGATTATGATCATGACTTTTTAAGTTTCGTAATGGTTAGTCGTTAATCGTCTACGTAAAGATAGGATACTAACGTCTCGTTAATTACCTGAAATAATGTtggttattttattagatcaCGATATTCTAGATATTCGAGAGTTCGCTATATCCGACATCATTATATCACTTTTGTTATGATGTAAGGGTCATAACATTTGTTATAACCTTTAACGAGAAACGAATTGGATCATGGCTATTTAAATTTGCTCGTTCGAGAAATATGATTCTTCATAATCGAAGGATTTTAGAATTGATATTTACGATTCGTAATATCTTGCAATCATACAATTTTACTtcgcttatttattttacaaactcGACGATCGTAGATACGACGAATAAATTTCGTCAAATCGTTGAAAGCACTCTCTACTTCGTGTTAAAGACGTTCaccaaattattatttgtattaggAAAGTTTCTACGAACTATCAACTGCGTTAAAGCAAACAGTATAAAGCGAACGTCTTCCAAGTTACAAAATTGTTAACTTTGCAACTTTACTAGTTGATCTACTTCGAGCAGCCAATCTATAATATACGAATagcagaaacagagagagagagagagagagagagagagagagagagagagagagatttgagTAGGCAAATTAGTTAGACCCAATGTAATCTTGTTTGTAAGTGGGATTAAATGGATTTCTCTACTTCACGCTGGAAGAGTTCCTTTGCAAAGTGCACAACGTCTCATCATGAcaacgagtgagagagagagagagagagagaatgctttGACCAATGTCCGATCGCACGATTTACTTGCTACTATGCTTAATGACTACTCAAGTTTCAACGTTACAAATAAATAGGTGAATCCcattacacgtatatacatacatgaagTAAATTGATTAACGCTAACTAACGAAACGTATCTATATACCTTAACATATCTCCAAAAATAAACTAATAGAAATCGTTGAACGAAATGCAACGTGACTActgaacgtaataataaacgaaataaaagttatGAACTAACGCGATGTTGAATGAATTTACGCAACAGGAAactttaattgtatatattagtttttcaatttcgaagataaaaattgcTCTCTATTATAGAAATGTTCAATTTTTTCGATGTCGATCAAAAATCGTCGATCTCAGTACGTGACAATTTTGCTCGTTAGATctatcttgtttctttctttgtttgtttgctttttctttttttctttttttcatacatgAAAGacaatacttacatatatatatatatatatatatatatatatatatatatatatacatatatacatatatatatatattcttttttttcgaaataatgcAACATTATTCTCTGATAAaacttcttttcgttcgatttcatttcttcttttttcttgtttttcctcCTCATAGATATAGTCTTGAATTTTCGAACAACATACGTCAACAGAAAAGGCGAGGTCGTGAGCAATAGCAAGAGTATCGCATTGAACTACGTGAAGAGTTGGTTCTTCGTTGATCTCGTAGCAGCTTTACCCTTCGATTTTCTCTACGCTTCGGATGTTTACAGTGGAGAGGTTAGTACATTGTTTGTTATAACAACTTTATCTCATTATCActcacaaaataaaatatatttttctagttttcatttctctagttttttactcgataatacgaatcgaataataatcgttcattctgtgatattaaaaaatagtcTCACTCGTTGTACGCATTTAAAGGAGGTATTATATCTCTTCCGAAAATGACGTGCACAACGTTCTTTAATGAAATTCCATGCAGCGTTAATGCAGCGTTTCTCAACCTGTGAACCGGAAGTCAATATCGGGCggcattaaatttttaatggatCGCTATATATTACCTGTTATCTGATTACCGAACCAAAACGAgcaaagtaattaatttgcAAGAGATTTAGAGATGATTCTCGTAAAATGTTCTTATGAATATTTGCGAGAATATTGCAGTAATAGtcgtatctttaaaataatatacggtGACTCGAGTTTACtggattttttttaaattgtatattataaacatcTGATCGACGGtatcatcgaaaataaatttattgagcCGCACGATCGTAAAAAGGGAGTTGAGAGACGCTGTGTTAATGCATTAATCTGCGGCATAATAAACGACGAATGCTCGTCGAAAATCCATCGTCGAAAGTTTTATGTTTTCGTTGTAAATGAGAATTTAAACGAGATAaaatctacacacacacacacacatatatatgtatatgtatcatgTAGTTTCAATACAGAGAAATTTATCTTCGTGAGCTTTTGAAATGAAGAATATTCCTCTTAAGTTAGATACGTGACCAGAGAAATTTCATCGCAAATCTATGACCCAtaaacgatatcgatatcAATACGCTGAGATTTCGCATGCAGAAATTGGAATCTCATCAGTGAACGATGTGTTGAATGCATAGAacattattactactactttctatatttctcgtGAATTCCagttcttttataatttctcaGGAATAACGAGACCAATTCgaagaaacgtttgaaaagttCACAAAGCTgctaaatcgaatcgaatataagatatgtgtatatcatTCGATCAAATCAAAATTCgtgatagtaaaaaaataaaaaacgttttTAGAAAATGATGTAAGGCTTTCGTTTATCAAAGAACAACGTATTGCAATGCAATatccatttctttttgatccattgatttatttcttcgttcgtttgttcgtccgttcgttcatCCGTTCATCCGTTCATCCgacttttcttcgttcattcaGTTTAGTCaagttctattttcttcttttttttttcttcttttttttctactggCGACGAGCCGGTATGCAACCGGAAATTCATCAAATGACATTTCCTACGATTGAATGCTTCAATCACTACTCTTTATAAGTTCGAAAGACTCGAGCGAGGACTCGCAATTATATCCATTGTCGTCGACTACAAGATAAAATTCAAACGCAACGACGTATCCACGATAATCTTGAATACTCTCGAGTAACGGTacggaaaatttcattttgttgcCTTATCAAAATTCGATTTACGGTTCagtcgttgaaaataaaaagaggaagaaatagagaaaaaaaaaagaggaagaagaaggaaaaaaaagaaaaagaaaaagaaaatgagggaAAGGTCATCGATTCAGGAATTTATTGAAACCGCCTTAAGCTAACATTTCTTTCGTGACTTTGCAATAACGAAGATTAACGTGTTTGCTTTTATCGTAAATCATAGCTATGCAGTTATTTTGCGAATACACGAAAATACAATCTCCGATCGATATTGttcaataatatcatatatacgcTTGGAGAACGATACTGTCATTTTTAACAGCTGTGATGATCTCTTGTTTACTTCGTAATATAAAccacgatattttttttttttttttttcttactcgacTCCCTCAGCCcgaggaggaaggaaaatgGAACAATCGACAAACAATAGTTATTTCAATTCTCATTGTTGTATAAATAGAAGAACATAATGAACGTGATTCGTTTGAAAGAATTCgacaagaaaattttttaatttctcgtgCAATTCCACGCTGtaatcccttcttttttctttttcttttgttttttcttttttttttataagtagaatataattattctacggataataacgaaataccAGACAGATGAGGTAATTTCACAGTCCGTTGTTACAACCCCATCGGATTTGCGGTCTATGCTAATTTCAAATATCCGTCGAGCGTATCTTCAGTAATTTACCtacctttaataaatatcttgatCGATAGCATACGCTTCTAACCTGTTATCTGTATTCATTTGAACTAGCTCGGTTGCAATCCATTATAGAaactacttatatatatacatatacatacatacatacatatatatgaaatattctattaaaagataaatctaattaagaattaattcattctatcttttgaatcattaatattattaataatattacaaaaaaaaaaaaaaacgattttaatataGCATCTTCTCGTTTTATCACAGGAATCAGGACACGGTAATATTCATCTAGTGAAATTGACCAGATTACTTAGGCTGGCTCGTTTGTTACAAAAGATAGACAGGTACTCGCAATACAGTGCTGTTATCTTGACGATGCtgatgttattttttattctggTCGCCCATTGGCTCGCCTGTATTTGGTTCGTCATAgccgaaaaggaaagattacGAAACGACAAGGAATGGGACCTTGGTAAGTCAAACTaactgtattttctttttctactttatatcgaataaattattatatatcgaataaatcttTTCAACGACGAAATTGTATCTAATGTCATAActaaaatcattgaaatataaGTTTACATaagtttttcgaaatattttctttaaaagagcgaaaacaatttttcaatttctttttttttttttttttttttttttgcctgcaacaaatttctttcctctcgcTTCGAAAGTTCTTACttgttataaagaaagaaaaagaagaaagtcttTCGCTGTTTCTACAAAGGTCATATGAAATgtcataaaatttcatttttccattAAATTGAATGACCATGAATCGAACGACCACGAATCGAGTACGTTCaatgaaaaactttttaataaaataaattcaaattatcTCATGAGAGATTGTTTGCACGTGTACATACTAGCACCTAAGGGAATACGATTCTAAGGatagagaagggaaaaggtGAACTTGAACAAACAAAGGCGATATAGTTCACACCCTATGTAAACGTATTCCTcaagtttattttctttcttttttcttttttttttttttttttttttcaaaataaaggGGATACCGTAAGGTGAAATAGATGGTATTCAAGAAGTTACCTGTGTAACTTTTTAACTTGAAAAAACGACCTTAGAATATCATAGAGAAGAGGTATAGGGtgaaacattaataaaataaaaacgttctAGGATACGTTTAAAACTTAATCTACGACGAGAAGAAGGATATCAATAGGAAGAACATGGGATTAAAAACTTACTCGGATTACCAACGACTTTGTCGATAATAGGGGCTATCATAAAAATTGATGATTCAATTTCATTCGCGATTAATATTTGTGATCTGATTACTAACATAAGTCGTGTAACTAGCTGGGTATAATACCttataagagagaaagcataAAAGATAAGTACCTAAACGATAACGAACGATGATCGATCTCATATGTTCTAGGTTGGATACATGCTCTCGCggaacgtttaaaaatttccGTGCAAAATGTAACGCACACGGAAAGCTATATCACGGCATTATACTTCACCTGTAGCAGTTTGACTTCCGTTGGATTTGGAAACGTTTCGGCGAATACATTTtccgaaaaatttttttccatttgcaCGATGCTAATCGGTGGTTAgttgaaattttcttaaaattcaCATCGTCGAATCATTGTTGtcgaacaaaaaacaaaaaacatatgtatgtatgtgtatatatatatatatatatatatatataaattctttcgatCCTTTTCAATTTAGCTCTGATGCATGCTGTCGTTTTCGGTAACGTCACGGCAATCATTCAAAGAATGTATTCGAGAAGATCGCTCTATCAAACGAAATTGCGAGATTTAAAGGACTTTTTGGTGCTTCATCAGATTCCCGACGAATTGAAGCAACGAATGCAAGATTACTTTCAAACGATGTGGTCTTTGAATCATGGCATCGACATACACGAGGTAATATTATCGATCAccttacgtatatacgaaacTTATAACGAGATAAATTAACGAGATAGA
It includes:
- the LOC122634691 gene encoding potassium voltage-gated channel subfamily H member 8 isoform X7, coding for MNSNFVLGNAQVPTMYPIVYCSDGFCELTGFARAQIMQKGCACKFLYGSETKEEVKAMIDKSLESKTELKMEVVFYKKNGSPFDCLLDIVPIKNEKGDVVLFLASHKDITHTKNLQLCELHDSDANGNLDPEAPPANYGRRRSRAVLYQLSGHYKQDNKHKIKLNNTLLHSTAPPLPEYKTSAIKKSQFILSHYGGFKSCWDWLILLATFYVAIIVPYNASFINIDRPTMVSDVVVEALFIFDIVLNFRTTYVNRKGEVVSNSKSIALNYVKSWFFVDLVAALPFDFLYASDVYSGEESGHGNIHLVKLTRLLRLARLLQKIDRYSQYSAVILTMLMLFFILVAHWLACIWFVIAEKERLRNDKEWDLGWIHALAERLKISVQNVTHTESYITALYFTCSSLTSVGFGNVSANTFSEKFFSICTMLIGALMHAVVFGNVTAIIQRMYSRRSLYQTKLRDLKDFLVLHQIPDELKQRMQDYFQTMWSLNHGIDIHETLKQFPEELRGDVSMHLHREILSLPIFEAASQGCLKLLSLHIRSNFCAPGEFLIHKGDALSYIYYLCNGSMEVVQNSMVVAILGKGDLVGCDINVHLQHGNNGGGTGGGGSGGSDVVVKSSCDVKALTYCDLKCIHMQGLVEVLRLYPEYQHEFAHDIQHDLTYNLREGYEAEQESDMNGPSLTLPSISEDDENVPEEGETSPLSPPNKSPLHTSSPRHAKFRDEYREGRRGRGVLVRGRTAQIIAQESMEEHIRGSVERLDTQVSTLHQDVATLSCEVRNAIHALQMLAYSPQSNPNLPRPASRGSGMLARSSSHPPDAICWNPPARLAEATTQTDWPVDMFEVWVRGNPDRVLMILGLEPDLLLTLQPSSPTQSPSSPPPPPYEPLSPLAGTPPQSPSQSQHNEICVFENDCENRHVSRTYRSSHATWDSENKLSHRFSAGDADNVSLYQAFNALHQLPESRSLKFDPFDS